The following are encoded in a window of Amphibacillus xylanus NBRC 15112 genomic DNA:
- the pyrR gene encoding bifunctional pyr operon transcriptional regulator/uracil phosphoribosyltransferase PyrR — protein sequence MKEKAVVLDQPAVNRALTRIAHEILEYHKGVDDVVLVGIKTRGIPLAERLQRKIKQIEGVDVPIGEIDITLYRDDLSHVSDQAEPTVHTTAFKLDINRKKVVLVDDVLYTGRTVRAAMDALVDFGRPAQIQLAVLIDRGHRELPIRADYIGKNIPTAQSEIITVQLEETDSKDLVSIFQRITHT from the coding sequence ATGAAGGAAAAAGCCGTCGTACTTGATCAACCAGCAGTCAATCGTGCTTTAACAAGAATTGCACATGAGATTTTAGAATATCATAAGGGTGTTGATGATGTCGTATTAGTAGGTATCAAGACACGCGGTATACCTTTAGCAGAACGCCTTCAAAGAAAAATAAAACAGATTGAAGGTGTTGATGTACCAATAGGGGAGATAGATATTACGCTATATCGTGATGACTTATCACATGTGAGTGATCAAGCTGAGCCAACTGTCCATACAACTGCTTTCAAGCTGGATATCAATAGAAAGAAAGTCGTTCTTGTTGATGATGTCCTTTATACAGGTCGAACAGTTCGTGCTGCAATGGATGCTTTAGTGGATTTTGGCCGTCCAGCTCAAATTCAGTTAGCAGTATTAATTGACCGTGGTCATAGAGAGTTACCAATTCGAGCTGATTATATTGGCAAAAACATTCCTACTGCTCAATCAGAGATTATAACAGTTCAGCTAGAGGAAACAGATTCAAAAGATTTAGTGAGTATTTTTCAAAGAATTACACATACTTAA
- a CDS encoding RluA family pseudouridine synthase, whose translation MTKYTHVVDLEQANTRIDKLLSDIINDTSRAQIQNWIKSGHVTVNGSEVKANYRVQENDQVVWELPEQESIKIEPEAIPLDIIYEDDDILIVNKPKGMVVHPSVGHHSGTLVNALLHHTKQLTTINGEDRPGIVHRIDRDTSGLLIIAKTDQAYESLAQQLKDREAQRTYLALVHGAIPHEYGTIEAPIGRNPKDRQSMAVVNNGKEAITYFEVIERINQKYTLIKCSLKTGRTHQIRVHLKYIGFPIVGDPKYGRKKTFQEDGQALHACELGFRHPKTNEWMHFEVEPPQSFINYLNKAKESY comes from the coding sequence ATGACTAAATACACACATGTAGTTGATTTGGAGCAAGCGAATACTAGAATTGATAAACTATTAAGTGATATCATTAACGACACTTCAAGAGCCCAAATCCAAAATTGGATTAAATCAGGGCATGTAACGGTAAATGGTAGTGAAGTTAAAGCTAATTATCGCGTCCAAGAAAATGATCAAGTTGTTTGGGAACTACCGGAGCAAGAAAGTATTAAGATTGAGCCTGAAGCGATTCCACTTGATATTATTTATGAAGATGACGACATATTAATTGTCAATAAACCAAAAGGAATGGTTGTTCACCCATCAGTAGGACATCATTCAGGAACATTAGTTAATGCATTACTACATCATACGAAACAATTAACCACGATAAATGGTGAAGATCGTCCCGGAATAGTTCACCGAATTGATCGCGACACGAGTGGCTTGCTTATTATTGCTAAGACAGATCAAGCATATGAGTCATTGGCACAACAATTAAAGGATCGAGAAGCGCAGCGAACTTATTTAGCATTAGTTCATGGTGCTATTCCACATGAATACGGAACAATCGAGGCACCAATTGGACGAAATCCAAAGGATCGCCAAAGCATGGCTGTAGTGAACAATGGAAAAGAAGCGATTACGTATTTTGAAGTTATCGAAAGAATTAATCAAAAGTATACGCTAATAAAGTGTAGCTTGAAGACAGGTCGAACACATCAGATTAGGGTACACTTAAAATATATTGGTTTCCCAATTGTAGGGGATCCAAAGTACGGTAGAAAGAAGACTTTTCAAGAAGACGGTCAGGCCCTGCATGCTTGTGAGCTAGGGTTTAGACACCCTAAGACAAATGAATGGATGCATTTTGAAGTTGAGCCTCCACAATCTTTTATTAATTATTTAAATAAAGCAAAAGAAAGTTATTGA
- the lspA gene encoding signal peptidase II: MLYFLIALVVIIIDQITKWLVLTNMELRESITIIENFLYITSHRNPGAAWGILAGQMTFFYIITAIVIVVIVYYIRKYAHESRLLGVGLGLILGGAIGNFIDRLAYQEVVDFIDVYFGSYSYPIFNLADSALVIGVIMIGIVVIKDEFGKDARKK; this comes from the coding sequence ATGTTGTATTTTCTGATAGCTTTAGTTGTCATTATTATTGACCAAATTACAAAGTGGCTTGTATTAACGAATATGGAGCTTCGAGAAAGCATTACAATTATTGAGAACTTTTTATACATAACATCACATCGTAACCCTGGTGCAGCTTGGGGGATTTTAGCTGGACAGATGACATTCTTTTATATCATCACCGCAATTGTGATTGTTGTGATTGTATATTATATAAGGAAGTATGCTCATGAAAGCCGATTGCTTGGTGTAGGTTTAGGATTAATTTTAGGTGGAGCGATCGGAAACTTTATTGATCGATTAGCTTATCAAGAGGTAGTTGATTTTATTGACGTCTATTTCGGCTCTTATAGCTATCCAATATTTAATCTAGCTGATTCGGCATTAGTGATCGGTGTCATTATGATAGGAATTGTCGTAATTAAAGATGAGTTCGGAAAGGACGCAAGGAAAAAATGA